One segment of Gordonia terrae DNA contains the following:
- a CDS encoding type Z 30S ribosomal protein S14 yields MAKKALVNKANKKPKFAVRAYTRCNKCGRPHSVFRKFGLCRICLRDMAHAGELPGVQKSSW; encoded by the coding sequence ATGGCAAAGAAGGCTCTGGTCAACAAGGCCAACAAGAAGCCCAAGTTCGCCGTGCGGGCCTACACCCGGTGCAACAAGTGCGGTCGCCCGCACTCGGTGTTCCGCAAGTTCGGCCTGTGCCGAATCTGCCTGCGCGACATGGCACACGCCGGCGAGCTGCCGGGTGTGCAGAAGTCCAGCTGGTGA
- the rplX gene encoding 50S ribosomal protein L24, giving the protein MKVHKGDTVIVISGKDKGAKGKVIQAFPKTQRVLVEGVNRIKKHTAASANERGASSGGIVTQEASIHVSNVMVVDSDGNPTRVGYRVDEESGKKVRISRKSGKDI; this is encoded by the coding sequence ATGAAGGTCCACAAGGGTGACACCGTGATCGTCATCTCGGGCAAGGACAAGGGCGCCAAGGGCAAGGTCATCCAGGCCTTCCCGAAGACGCAGCGAGTTCTCGTCGAGGGCGTCAACCGAATCAAGAAGCACACCGCCGCGTCGGCCAACGAGCGCGGTGCCTCCTCCGGCGGCATCGTGACCCAGGAAGCCTCGATCCACGTCTCGAACGTGATGGTCGTGGATTCCGACGGCAACCCGACCCGCGTCGGCTACCGCGTCGACGAGGAATCGGGCAAGAAGGTCCGGATCTCGCGCAAGAGCGGGAAGGACATCTGA
- the rplN gene encoding 50S ribosomal protein L14, protein MIQQESRLRVADNTGAKEILCIRVLGGSSRRYAGIGDVIVATVKDAIPGGNVKKGEVVKAVIVRTTKERRRADGSYIRFDENAAVILKGESDPRGTRIFGPVGRELREKKFMKIVSLAPEVI, encoded by the coding sequence GTGATTCAGCAGGAATCCCGCCTGCGAGTCGCCGACAACACCGGTGCCAAGGAGATCTTGTGCATCCGCGTGCTCGGCGGTTCCTCGCGGCGCTACGCCGGCATTGGCGACGTCATCGTCGCCACTGTCAAGGACGCCATCCCGGGCGGCAACGTCAAGAAGGGCGAGGTCGTCAAGGCCGTCATCGTGCGCACCACCAAGGAGCGCCGTCGTGCGGACGGAAGCTACATCCGCTTCGACGAGAACGCCGCCGTCATCCTCAAGGGTGAGAGCGACCCCCGCGGTACCCGCATCTTCGGCCCGGTCGGCCGCGAGCTGCGCGAGAAGAAGTTCATGAAGATCGTGTCGCTGGCACCGGAGGTGATCTGA
- the rplE gene encoding 50S ribosomal protein L5, giving the protein MTSTETVNGGSASSADKIQPRLKTRYREEIKDTLNKEFEYPNVMLIPGVVKVVVNMGVGDAARDAKLINGAVEDLAKITGQKPEIRRARKSIAQFKLREGMPIGARVTLRGDRMWEFLDRLVSIALPRIRDFRGLSDRQFDGNGNYTFGLNEQSMFHEINIDNIDRPRGMDITVVTSATTDDEGRALLRALGFPFKDNNVKDN; this is encoded by the coding sequence ATGACCTCTACTGAAACTGTGAACGGCGGCTCCGCAAGCTCCGCCGACAAGATCCAGCCGCGCCTGAAGACTCGCTACCGCGAGGAGATCAAGGACACGCTGAACAAAGAGTTCGAATACCCCAACGTGATGCTGATCCCGGGCGTCGTGAAGGTCGTCGTGAACATGGGTGTCGGCGACGCCGCCCGTGACGCGAAGCTGATCAACGGCGCCGTCGAGGATCTGGCCAAGATCACCGGCCAGAAGCCGGAGATCCGTCGCGCTCGCAAGTCCATCGCACAGTTCAAGCTGCGCGAGGGCATGCCGATCGGCGCGCGCGTCACCCTCCGTGGCGACCGCATGTGGGAGTTCCTGGACCGCCTCGTGTCCATCGCCCTCCCGCGTATCCGCGACTTCCGCGGCCTGTCGGACCGTCAGTTCGACGGCAACGGCAACTACACGTTCGGCCTGAACGAGCAGTCGATGTTCCACGAGATCAACATCGACAACATCGACCGGCCCCGCGGTATGGACATCACCGTCGTGACGTCGGCCACCACGGACGACGAAGGCCGGGCGCTGCTGCGTGCCCTGGGCTTCCCGTTCAAGGACAACAACGTTAAGGACAACTGA
- a CDS encoding SRPBCC family protein has translation MPEASATVLVQQPVDTVWEYSLIPDHVAALTPGVVRVERVTDGPVSVGTVWRGQMKGLGRAVDWTGEFTRVDAHTATEFTSTESPLEFAISATFAEVRRGVELTYRIRNAGMGGAVGKVADALAIRAYQRSLAANAKKLPRLVEDWAATR, from the coding sequence ATGCCTGAAGCATCAGCGACCGTCCTCGTCCAGCAGCCCGTCGACACCGTGTGGGAGTACAGCCTGATCCCCGACCACGTCGCAGCGCTGACTCCCGGCGTCGTCCGCGTCGAGCGGGTCACCGACGGGCCGGTCTCGGTGGGCACCGTCTGGCGGGGCCAGATGAAGGGCCTGGGCCGGGCGGTCGACTGGACCGGCGAGTTCACCAGGGTCGACGCACACACGGCCACCGAGTTCACCTCGACCGAGTCGCCGCTCGAGTTCGCCATCTCCGCGACCTTCGCGGAGGTTCGCCGCGGGGTCGAACTCACCTACCGCATCCGCAACGCGGGGATGGGCGGTGCGGTCGGCAAGGTCGCCGATGCGCTGGCGATCCGGGCCTACCAGCGATCACTCGCCGCCAACGCGAAGAAGCTGCCGCGCCTCGTCGAGGACTGGGCCGCCACCCGCTGA